In one Kluyveromyces marxianus DMKU3-1042 DNA, complete genome, chromosome 4 genomic region, the following are encoded:
- a CDS encoding uridylate kinase, which yields MLRLGLRSVAHSSRLAVRIPVGGALLRTQAPRALVGRRIQLYSQKSGSGSSSGSSTNNGKGRGKLLLVLGLLALGSSIFSLSYQKNPPVAFEEAPVEEKQPAKKQPAFSQDDVMVIFVLGGPGAGKGTQCAKLVKDFGFVHLSAGDLLRAEQNREGSQYGELIKKCIKEGEIVPQEVTVALLKNAITSNYNDGNKKFLVDGFPRKMDQAITFEEEIVPSSMTLFFDCPEKVMLERLLQRGKTSGRIDDNIESIKKRFKTFVETSVPVVEYFEKQGKVVKVSCDQPVDEVYKHVTESIKDKIPK from the coding sequence ATGTTGCGTTTAGGATTGCGTTCTGTGGCTCATTCTTCCAGGTTAGCTGTGAGAATCCCTGTTGGTGGTGCACTATTGCGCACCCAAGCTCCAAGAGCCCTTGTTGGTCGTCGCATTCAGTTGTATTCTCAAAAGTCAGGTTCCGGTTCCAGTTCTGGTTCCAGCACCAACAATGGAAAGGGTAGAGGTAAGttgcttcttgttttaGGTTTATTGGCATTGGGTTCCAGTATATTCTCTTTGAGCTATCAAAAGAACCCACCAGTGGCTTTTGAGGAAGCTCCTGTCGAAGAGAAACAGCCAGCCAAGAAACAACCCGCGTTTTCTCAAGACGACGTTATGGTTATATTCGTTCTTGGAGGTCCTGGTGCAGGTAAAGGAACACAATGTGCAAAGTTAGTGAAGGACTTCGGTTTTGTGCACTTGTCTGCTGGAGACTTGCTACGTGCTGAGCAAAACCGTGAAGGTTCTCAATACGGTGagttgatcaagaagtGCATCAAAGAGGGTGAAATTGTTCCACAAGAAGTTACAGTGgcattgttgaagaacgCTATCACTTCCAATTACAATGATggaaacaagaagttcttggtTGATGGGTTCCCAAGAAAGATGGATCAAGCCATTactttcgaagaagaaatcgtTCCAAGTTCAATGACCTTGTTCTTCGACTGTCCAGAGAAAGTCATGTTGGAAAGACTCTTACAAAGAGGTAAGACTAGTGGCAGAATTGACGACAACATCGAGTCCATCAAGAAGAGATTCAAGACATTTGTCGAAACTAGTGTGCCAGTTGTCGAGTACTTTGAAAAGCAAGGTAAAGTTGTCAAGGTTAGCTGTGACCAACCAGTTGACGAAGTCTACAAACACGTGACTGAATCTATCAAGGATAAGATTCCTAAATGA
- the MAK11 gene encoding Mak11p, with amino-acid sequence MPDNQFRIIVGSYEHNLLCLSLNLSLSQPLFTPIFHFQAHSLSVKCLDISKRYLVSGSNDEHIRIYDLQKRKELGTLLAHQGSITNLRFSRGKNENGEDIQLNKWLLSASEDHKIIVWRVKDWENFGTLKGHTARINDFDIHPSNRVAVSVSEDHSIRLWNLMTVKKAGVLKLRKYNQNGQFVRWCGENGSHIAVGLLTKLLIFKTETAKVHREIDFGRKTVMHLEREVIDGEEYLVVGLNDGSVQFWKTSKLYEDVPEPEVEEEEEEEEEEEEANDDKGKKEAKTPSLEPDFTLLGHSNRVKDFQFYKNEHGHYLVTIGSDGRIVVWDMKIKDQIAVYDSGERLNCVAVCDESIEKYDTVKKRTSEDVELGEQSEAEADPEELKKIMMGKTSKSKKKKGSKKRKVDIQLE; translated from the coding sequence ATGCCAGATAACCAGTTCAGAATCATCGTTGGTTCTTACGAACACAACCTTTTGTGTTTATCTTTAAATCTATCGCTTTCGCAACCACTATTCACACCAATCTTCCACTTCCAAGCGCATTCTCTTAGTGTGAAATGTTTGGATATATCCAAAAGATACTTGGTATCAGGTTCTAATGATGAACATATCAGGATCTATGACTTACAGAAGCGTAAAGAGTTAGGTACTTTGTTGGCGCACCAAGGTTCTATCACCAACTTGAGATTCTCTAGAGGCAAGAATGAGAATGGCGAAGATATACAGTTAAACAAATGGTTATTGTCTGCATCAGAAGACCATAAGATAATTGTTTGGAGAGTGAAGGACTGGGAAAATTTCGGAACTTTGAAGGGTCACACTGCTAGAATTAACGATTTTGACATCCATCCATCTAATAGGGTTGCCGTTAGTGTGAGTGAGGACCATTCAATTAGATTGTGGAATTTGATGACCGTTAAGAAGGCTGGTGTGTTGAAACTAAGGAAATATAACCAAAATGGTCAATTTGTGAGATGGTGCGGTGAGAATGGCTCCCACATTGCTGTTGGGTTATTGACAAAGCTTCTAATATTCAAGACAGAAACGGCTAAGGTACATAGAGAAATCGATTTTGGTAGGAAGACTGTGATGCATCTTGAGAGAGAAGTTATTGATGGGGAGGAATATCTAGTTGTTGGGTTGAACGACGGTAGTGTCcaattttggaaaacatcGAAACTTTATGAGGATGTACCAGAACCCGAagtcgaagaagaagaagaagaagaagaagaagaagaggaggcTAATGACgataaaggaaaaaaagaagctaaaACCCCATCTTTAGAGCCTGACTTTACCTTACTAGGTCACAGCAATCGTGTTAAAGACTTCCAATTTTACAAAAACGAGCATGGTCATTATTTAGTCACTATTGGATCAGATGGTAGAATTGTTGTTTGGGACATGAAGATTAAGGACCAAATCGCTGTCTATGATTCCGGTGAAAGATTGAATTGTGTCGCCGTATGTGACGAAagtattgaaaaatatgaCACTGTTAAGAAGAGAACATCAGAAGACGTAGAATTAGGAGAACAAAGTGAAGCTGAGGCAGATccagaagaattgaagaagattatgATGGGCAAAACATCTAaaagcaagaaaaagaagggttcaaaaaagagaaaggtGGACATTCAATTGGAGTAA
- the NIS1 gene encoding Nis1p codes for MSINSGETFDRQPVIDLSSHNLGSRLNDSFPNSMNAAYTSGLDQHISSNELLIRRNYNQSSSHESPPSGVTIPSGERLLLSPYEEELYLRSLRLNKVPSNNAIPTVTMLAEDGKPKSKSAVPLPYMQDFEQFQAEQEKNHLRRKQQSDENDSWLDAFTKWSKYSSGKFKRGIKHSKPLKRTHSSIRRKDFTVNSEYQKYNKQGKFIFHKGFSARNNSNNSIQRKYSVKTHRRMRSRFKNEQELMSYMRYINISELDITEVVNDDYIRMFFLAKNSLKSLVSVHPPINSFRVPLNQYNEILRKVSKRKITSPNLVKRPSISRKLSAKNRRVCRSSTAPIIRKSFAERLNPELYDVWNSYLKAIITKRIELRLSCLLSEDMSSLVSSLDSPPIIRVTTAPEMEQGTSTNPIIIDDDNDKDENDEDEDNLYQSSAYQNPTYNQITRTLHQYDVSDNDSEINSRPTTSVFSIRQSMTSADQNRQSFFFPPDDPRMHKIDEEKSIHSITSRNTIN; via the coding sequence ATGTCTATAAACTCGGGCGAAACGTTTGATCGTCAACCCGTTATTGACCTCAGTTCTCACAACCTGGGCAGTCGCTTAAATGATTCGTTTCCTAATTCAATGAATGCAGCGTATACTAGTGGTTTGGATCAACATATATCTAGTAATGAACTGCTGATACGACGTAACTATAATCAGTCATCGTCTCATGAGAGCCCACCTAGTGGTGTGACGATCCCTTCAGGTGAAAGGCTTCTACTAAGCCCCTACGAGGAGGAGTTGTATCTGCGAAGCCTTAGACTTAATAAAGTCCCTTCTAATAATGCGATACCAACGGTAACGATGTTGGCTGAAGATGGGAAACCAAAGAGTAAATCTGCGGTGCCTCTTCCCTATATGCAAGACTTTGAACAATTTCAAGcagaacaagagaagaatcATCTGCGAAGAAAACAGCAGAGTGACGAGAATGATTCATGGCTAGATGCATTTACTAAATGGTCGAAATATTCATCTGGAAAGTTCAAACGGGGGATAAAACATTCCAAAccattgaaaagaacacaCTCTTcaataagaagaaaagatttcACGGTGAATTCGGAATATCAAAAGTACAACAAGCAGGGAAAGTTCATCTTCCACAAGGGTTTCTCTGCGAGAAATAACTCAAACAATTCCATTCAAAGAAAGTATTCCGTAAAAACACACAGACGCATGAGATCAAGATTTAAAAACGAACAAGAATTAATGTCATACATGCGGTATATCAATATTAGTGAGCTTGATATTACTGAAGTTGTTAATGATGATTATATACGAATGTTTTTCCTGGCCAAAAATTCTCTTAAAAGTCTTGTTTCGGTCCATCCCCCAATAAACTCCTTTAGAGTTCCCTTAAATCAGTACAATGAAATATTACGCAAGGTATCGAAACGCAAAATAACCTCTCCAAATCTTGTAAAGAGACCATCTATATCCAGGAAATTATCGGCAAAAAATAGACGTGTTTGCAGGTCAAGTACGGCACCTATTATTAGAAAATCCTTTGCAGAAAGGCTAAATCCTGAGCTTTATGATGTGTGGAATTCATATTTGAAGGCTATTAttacaaaaagaatagaGTTGAGATTGTCCTGTTTGTTAAGTGAAGATATGTCATCGCTCGTTTCATCATTAGATAGTCCTCCGATCATACGCGTAACTACCGCTCCTGAGATGGAGCAGGGAACGTCAACTAACCCAATTATAATTGATGACGATAACgataaagatgaaaatgatgaagatgaagataatTTATACCAATCGAGTGCGTATCAAAACCCTACATATAATCAAATTACCAGGACTTTGCACCAATACGATGTCAGTGATAATGACAGTGAGATTAACAGTAGGCCAACTACAAGCGTATTTTCTATCCGGCAATCAATGACAAGCGCTGATCAAAATAGGCAGTCATTCTTTTTCCCTCCTGATGATCCGAGGATGCATAAAATAGATGAAGAGAAGTCGATACACAGTATAACATCTAGAAATACTATAAATTGA
- a CDS encoding SDR family oxidoreductase has protein sequence MSKVYLVTGVSRGIGSCIVKKLCSLESTKAVIGIARSQEKLEELKVFYKGKFDYWCGDVSDETTIENAVIFVKDKYKRLDGIVANAGVLDPVEDVNNIHVSQWKKLFDINYFSVVCLVGHALPLLKESHGNIVFVSSSASVETYYAWGAYGSSKAALNYFAKTIAFEEKEVSAISVAPGIVRTQMQEDIREKFGPKGMTKDALKQFVDLHENDQLVSPDVPASVYANLVSRGIPSEINGAYFDYNDEKLASFA, from the coding sequence atGTCTAAAGTTTATTTGGTTACCGGAGTTTCAAGAGGTATCGGTTCTTGTATCGTCAAGAAGTTATGCTCTTTGGAGTCTACTAAGGCAGTCATTGGTATTGCTAGATCCCAGGAAAAGCTAGAAGAGCTCAAGGTATTCTACAAGGGCAAGTTTGACTACTGGTGCGGTGACGTCTCTGACGAAACCACCATTGAAAACGCTGTCATCTTTGTAAAGGACAAGTATAAGCGTTTGGACGGAATTGTCGCAAATGCGGGAGTTTTGGACCCAGTCGAAGATGTCAACAATATTCACGTTTCCCAGTGGAAAAAACTTTTCGACATCAACTACTTCAGTGTCGTGTGTCTCGTTGGCCACGCCCTACCATTGTTGAAGGAATCGCATGGTAACATCGTCTTTGTGAGCTCCAGCGCCAGTGTCGAAACCTACTACGCATGGGGTGCATACGGTTCTTCCAAGGCAGCATTGAACTATTTCGCTAAGACAATTGCCttcgaagaaaaagaagtgaGCGCCATTTCCGTCGCCCCAGGCATTGTCAGAACCCAAATGCAAGAGGACATCAGAGAAAAGTTCGGACCTAAGGGTATGACCAAGGATGCCCTCAAACAATTTGTTGACCTTCACGAGAATGACCAATTGGTATCACCAGACGTCCCAGCCAGTGTTTACGCAAACCTAGTCAGTAGAGGTATCCCATCTGAGATTAACGGTGCATACTTTGACTACAATGACGAAAAACTAGCAAGTTTTGCCTAG
- the LYS1 gene encoding saccharopine dehydrogenase (NAD+, L-lysine-forming) encodes MTVTLHLRAETKPLEARTALTPTTTKKLLEKGFKVYVEESAQSAFDIEDYRKVGAIIVPTGSWKTAPRDRIIIGLKEMPETDTFPLVHEHIQFAHCYKNQAGWEDVLRRFKNGNGVLYDLEFLENDQGRRVAAFGFYAGFAGAAVGIRDWAFKQTHADSENLGAIEPYENETAMIKDVRRDYQEALKKGARKPKVLIIGALGRCGSGAVDLLRKCGLPEENIIKWDMKETARGGPFQEIADADIFINCIYLSKPIPPFINNKLLNNPNRRLRTVVDVSADTTNPHNPVPIYSINTTFDAPTVVVPTTAGPKLSVCSIDHLPSLLPKEASESFSRDLLPSLEQLPQRDTASVWVKARKLYEKFSAKVGRTSKL; translated from the coding sequence ATGACTGTGACACTTCATTTGAGAGCTGAAACTAAGCCATTGGAAGCACGTACCGCTTTAACTCCAACAACTACTAAGAAGTTGCTGGAGAAGGGTTTCAAAGTGtatgttgaagaaagcGCACAATCCGCgtttgatattgaagattACAGAAAGGTTGGAGCCATTATTGTCCCAACAGGATCATGGAAGACTGCTCCACGTGATAGAATTATTATTGGGTTGAAAGAAATGCCAGAAACGGACACTTTCCCTCTAGTTCATGAGCATATTCAATTTGCCCATTGTTACAAGAACCAGGCTGGTTGGGAGGACGTCTTGCGTCGTTTTAAGAACGGGAATGGTGTGTTATATGACCTTGAGTTCTTGGAAAACGACCAAGGCAGAAGAGTAGCAGCCTTCGGGTTTTACGCTGGGTTTGCTGGTGCTGCAGTGGGTATCAGGGACTGGGCTTTCAAGCAAACTCATGCTGACTCTGAGAATTTGGGCGCCATCGAACCTTACGAAAATGAGACTGCCATGATCAAGGATGTTCGTAGAGATTACCAGGaagctttgaagaaaggaGCTAGAAAGCCTAAGGTATTGATTATTGGTGCATTAGGTAGATGTGGTTCCGGTGCTGTTGACTTGTTGCGCAAGTGCGGTTTGCCGGAGGAGAATATTATCAAGTGGGATATGAAGGAAACTGCTCGCGGGGGGccatttcaagaaatcgCAGATGCAGACATATTCATCAACTGTATCTACTTATCCAAGCCAATTCCCCCATTCATTAACAACAAGCTTTTGAATAATCCTAACAGAAGGTTGAGAACTGTTGTCGATGTTTCTGCAGACACAACAAACCCTCACAATCCCGTTCCAATTTACTCTATAAATACAACATTCGATGCTCCAACAGTAGTGGTTCCAACAACTGCAGGTCCAAAACTTTCAGTGTGTTCAATTGATCATTTGCCATCATTGCTTCCAAAAGAGGCCTCAGAGTCATTCTCTCGTGATCTCTTGCCTTCCTTGGAACAACTTCCCCAAAGAGATACAGCTTCTGTTTGGGTCAAGGCAAGAAAGCTCTATGAGAAATTCTCCGCTAAGGTTGGAAGGACTTCAAAGCTATAG
- the TMA108 gene encoding Tma108p: MPLSLSEPIIPLEYNLDLTVDHVKPNFKGQLTVLLKPRSENQQPFTTFKLHSSQLVISSAVWQGTTKLSISYDQKQQTASFTSEEPLCFDTSSGSARAELSVTFLGRVKTIKTHREPTIGLFKTNFMNDSTGKSDSYVIATHTQPVFARTLFPCFDEPNSKCKYTLTLTTHKRFKVAANTAIVEQKSSDQDDQLQTVKFATSPLMNPSFFGFCIGDLQFLKSEIKLNSKTIPLQLFAPQGIAHAAYSFDTIIETLPLVEKKIGFDYPLDKLDVVLLPFLSDMAMENWGLLTFQMNHLLLSPQALADPSVTQQVRQLIGHELCHQWMGNYISFDSWEYLWFNESFATWFACDLFNDHDKDNYWGSDNYFLQMENTISTEADESTKSIVQGSSFDPATLNATSDALSQHHYNKGISLLRSLYESIGKEHFSKALSQIFNETNSFHAKSVKPIDIFKRMGEILNSENIPNFFSSWTRTPGIPIVSVSINDEQTTLEQHRFITEKSDIEDVPYHVPIFGLLPSGEKDEKNDLLTDRTLKLPGPELIINSGAKGLYRVSYESEQCYQLIGNAIKTHKLSEIDIFKIFVDLHAIIGTDYQKTSHINGLITLLKYISSDIELDQNILRGLSVGLDTLQTIESALRTYKHASDDSFTTEIYMPLWKILSWNELSLPPYQLQVMSKVMFALKKQDTTLTVANQLMKKIMSGPNGSVPLELCGSVFSTVSCHQKSVKQWKKLYELVKSSKGIETHINGGTSTDIQNLALENLAFSTNEELIGKTLNFVKTNITSTSVENALFGLNFNFHEPLDGKTNKLVRDVCWDWFSLNFDQWAPKSLREGVESHVRMKKTLVHISFVIFQMWMDQPEKIDEFVVKKTAMYGKIIGLDQVWNSVKSSEKAKMNIYKGILGF; this comes from the coding sequence ATGCCCCTCTCCCTATCTGAACCTATCATTCCGCTAGAGTACAACCTGGATCTCACCGTGGACCACGTAAAACCAAACTTCAAGGGCCAATTGACTGTCCTCTTGAAACCACGCTCTGAAAACCAACAACCGTTCACCACATTCAAGCTGCACTCGTCCCAACTTGTGATAAGTAGTGCAGTATGGCAGGGAACTACCAAATTGTCCATCTCCTATGATCAGAAACAGCAAACCGCCTCTTTCACTTCCGAAGAACCTCTTTGCTTCGACACTTCCTCTGGCTCTGCAAGAGCGGAGTTAAGCGTCACTTTTCTAGGCAGAGTGAAAACAATCAAAACACACCGCGAACCAACCATAGGACTGTTCAAAACCAATTTCATGAACGACTCCACTGGGAAGAGCGACTCGTATGTCATTGCGACGCACACCCAACCCGTTTTTGCTAGGACGCTCTTCCCATGTTTCGACGAACCAAACTCAAAGTGTAAATACACGCTCACCTTGACCACACATAAAAGGTTCAAAGTTGCAGCAAACACGGCTATCGTTGAGCAAAAATCGTCCGACCAAGATGACCAGTTGCAAACTGTCAAGTTCGCCACATCTCCACTAATGAacccttctttctttggtttttgcATTGGTGACCTACAATTCTTAAAGTCCGAGATCAAGTTAAACAGCAAAACCATCCCTTTGCAGCTATTCGCGCCACAGGGTATTGCTCACGCAGCATACAGTTTTGATACCATCATAGAGACTTTGCCTCTTgtagaaaagaagattggGTTTGATTATCCACTCGACAAGCTAGATGTCGTCCTTTTACCGTTCTTGTCAGATATGGCCATGGAGAACTGGGGTTTGCTCACTTTCCAGATGAACCATCTCCTACTATCACCACAAGCTTTGGCAGACCCCTCAGTCACCCAGCAAGTGAGACAATTGATTGGCCACGAATTGTGCCACCAGTGGATGGGTAACTATATCTCTTTCGATTCATGGGAATATTTATGGTTCAACGAATCCTTTGCCACTTGGTTCGCTTGTGACTTGTTTAATGATCATGATAAAGATAACTACTGGGGGTCCGACAATTATTTCCTCCAAATGGAGAATACCATCTCTACAGAAGCTGATGAAAGTACGAAAAGTATTGTTCAAGGTTCATCGTTTGATCCAGCAACTTTGAATGCTACTAGTGACGCACTAAGCCAACATCACTACAATAAAGGTATCTCTTTACTTAGATCGTTGTATGAAAGTATTGGGAAGGAGCATTTCTCCAAAGCCCTTTCACAAATCTTTAACGAAACTAACTCCTTCCACGCTAAATCCGTGAAACCAATAGATATCTTTAAGAGAATGGGCGAAATTCTCAACTCAGAaaatattccaaacttCTTCAGCTCTTGGACTAGAACTCCAGGTATCCCAATTGTTTCAGTATCCATTAATGATGAACAAACCACATTAGAACAACATCGTTTTATTACAGAAAAATCAGACATTGAAGACGTTCCTTACCATGTACCTATTTTTGGTCTTCTACCATCTGGCgaaaaagatgaaaagaacGATTTGTTAACAGACAGAACTTTGAAACTTCCTGGTCCTGAATTAATAATCAACTCTGGCGCGAAGGGATTGTACCGTGTTTCATACGAAAGCGAGCAATGCTATCAATTAATTGGCAATGCGATCAAGACCCATAAACTTTCcgaaattgatatatttaaaATCTTTGTGGATCTTCACGCAATAATAGGTACCGACTATCAAAAAACATCCCATATTAATGGTTTGATCACATTgttaaaatatatttcatCTGATATTGAATTGGACCAAAATATCTTACGTGGCCTATCCGTTGGTTTAGACACTTTACAAACAATCGAGAGTGCTCTTAGAACATACAAACATGCCTCTGATGACTCATTTACCACTGAAATATACATGCCGCTATGGAAAATATTATCGTGGAACGAGTTGTCTTTACCGCCATATCAATTACAAGTTATGTCTAAAGTTATGTTTGCCCTCAAGAAGCAAGACACTACTCTAACGGTTGCAAACCAgttaatgaaaaagataatGTCAGGACCAAACGGAAGTGTTCCTTTGGAGTTGTGCGGAAGTGTTTTCTCGACAGTTTCTTGCCACCAAAAGAGTGTAAAACAATGGAAGAAACTTTATGAATTGGTCAAATCATCTAAAGGAATTGAAACCCACATCAATGGAGGAACATCTACTGATATCCAAAACTTGGCTCTTGAAAATTTAGCATTCAGCACAaatgaagaattgattGGAAAGACTCTCAATTTTGTAAAAACAAACATTACTTCAACCAGTGTTGAAAATGCGTTATTCGGTTTGAACTTTAATTTCCATGAACCATTGGACGGTAAGACCAATAAATTAGTACGTGATGTTTGTTGGGATTGGTTCTCCTTAAATTTTGACCAATGGGCTCCAAAATCTTTAAGAGAAGGTGTCGAATCTCACGtaagaatgaagaaaacCTTAGTTCATATTTCATTTGTCATTTTCCAAATGTGGATGGATCAGCCAGAGAAAATTGACGAATTTGTCGTCAAGAAAACTGCAATGTACGGTAAGATTATTGGTCTTGACCAAGTCTGGAATAGTGTCAAATCTAGTGAAAAAGCAAAAATGAACATTTACAAAGGCATTCTTGGATTTTGA
- the CDC16 gene encoding anaphase promoting complex subunit CDC16, with product MSESHSHGTPSHAQSTLAISPLVQRARASRPDAGQNTGTGVQGRSGNVERGSVSHFTQTPHQERSPLVQKIQDVSHLATPAIMRHNGTAGSSLLASMTKNGLFGSTLPNTMRKSSTSMDAAEMRGSANGDCDSEDVNSEQNNMIDVSDLSSVEKLRLWRHDALMQHHYKTAEHIGDVIYTMTKDPNDAFWLAQVYYNQGSYVRAVELIFTDQLDAESIMCRYLAALCLFKLNKYEEALDIIGDSNPFQNEPCTSNSSDGGVKLESSICLLRGKIYVALSNMERAKECFKEAVQVDVKNYEAFDYLLSKHLLTTAEQWDLFGSLQFQDLDDNEEMIRCLYISRLSKYQNHKELENASNTLQNKYLLKENRIVKLAEIELLNNQSKFTQCMKLCEQVLEVDEYNPEVLPIYVQCLHSFSAKNKLFLLSHKLAENFPKSPVTWFAVATYYLTMGKVAEARKYFSRSSIMDPSFGYSWLGFAHTYVAEGEHEQALSAYSTAARFFPGTHLPHLYLGMQYNKMDDLSLAEEYFMIAYDMCPTDPLLLNELGVIYFKRQNYIKAKKYMKRAHDAIKNMKSESKAWISIVINLGHTYRKLGEDERAVKCFKTVLESSKPTATLWCSLGFLYLRMKKIEKAIDSFHKALALDQGNQASNKLLKTALEINAHMLIDEDHPMVISSNIRTMPKSQSINNEKKRTALGIGSFDPIIEAKRLKQGLSDHEDGDSMDIE from the coding sequence ATGTCAGAGTCTCATAGCCATGGTACCCCATCGCACGCACAGTCTACACTAGCTATTTCGCCACTTGTTCAAAGAGCTAGGGCTAGTCGTCCTGATGCGGGTCAGAATACTGGCACTGGTGTTCAAGGGAGAAGTGGGAATGTAGAACGAGGTAGCGTTTCGCATTTTACTCAGACTCCGCATCAAGAGCGAAGTCCGTTGGTACAGAAGATCCAAGACGTGTCACATTTGGCCACTCCAGCTATAATGAGGCATAATGGAACTGCAGGGTCGAGTTTGCTTGCATCAATGACGAAGAATGGACTGTTTGGGTCCACTCTGCCGAACACAATGCGTAAAAGCAGCACTTCGATGGACGCGGCGGAAATGCGCGGTTCTGCCAACGGTGATTGCGATTCTGAGGATGTGAATAGTGAGCAGAATAATATGATTGACGTTAGTGATCTTTCATCCGTCGAGAAACTACGGTTATGGAGACACGATGCATTAATGCAGCATCATTACAAGACAGCAGAACATATCGGAGATGTAATTTACACTATGACTAAGGATCCCAACGATGCATTTTGGTTAGCACAGGTATACTACAATCAGGGTTCCTATGTCAGAGCTGTGGAACTCATATTTACTGATCAATTGGATGCAGAGAGTATCATGTGCCGCTACCTCGCTGCTCTATgtcttttcaaattgaaCAAGTACGAAGAAGCGTTGGATATTATCGGAGACTCAAATCCTTTCCAGAACGAACCTTGTACATCGAATAGTTCGGATGGAGGTGTCAAATTGGAATCATCAATATGCTTGCTTAGAGGCAAGATATATGTAGCATTGAGCAATATGGAACGTGCCAAAGAGTGTTTCAAGGAAGCAGTTCAGGTAGACGTCAAGAACTACGAGGCATTTGACTACCTTCTATCAAAACATCTATTGACGACAGCAGAGCAATGGGATTTATTTGGAAGTTTACAATTCCAAGACCTAGATGATAACGAAGAAATGATTAGATGTCTTTACATTTCAAGACTTTCTaaatatcaaaatcatAAAGAATTAGAAAATGCCAGCAATACCCTTCAAAATAAATACcttttgaaggaaaataGAATTGTGAAGCTAGCCGAGATTGAGTTGTTGAATAACCAATCTAAATTTACACAGTGCATGAAATTATGCGAGCAGGTTCTCGAAGTTGATGAGTATAATCCCGAAGTGTTACCGATATACGTTCAATGTCTCCATTCTTTTTCTGCGAAGAATAAGTTATTTCTACTCTCACATAAACTTGCAGAGAATTTCCCTAAATCTCCTGTAACGTGGTTTGCTGTAGCTACTTACTATCTTACTATGGGGAAAGTAGCAGAGGCTCGCAAATACTTTTCACGCTCATCTATCATGGATCCAAGCTTTGGATATTCTTGGCTTGGGTTTGCCCATACTTATGTAGCAGAAGGCGAACACGAACAGGCATTATCTGCATATTCAACTGCTGCTAGATTTTTCCCTGGTACGCATCTTCCGCATTTGTACCTCGGAATGCAGTATAACAAGATGGATGATCTTTCTCTTGCCGAAGAGTATTTTATGATTGCTTATGACATGTGTCCCACAGATCCATTACTACTTAACGAATTGGGTGTCATTTATTTCAAAAGGCAAAATTACATAAAGGCTAAGAAATATATGAAGAGGGCACATGACGCAATCAAAAACATGAAATCCGAAAGTAAAGCTTGGATCTCTATTGTAATAAATTTAGGACATACTTACAGAAAACTTGGAGAGGATGAAAGGGCTGTTAAATGCTTCAAAACAGTCTTGGAAAGTAGCAAACCTACAGCTACATTATGGTGTTCTTTAGGCTTTTTATATttgaggatgaagaaaatcgaaaaagCGATTGACAGCTTTCACAAAGCGCTTGCATTGGATCAAGGAAATCAAGCTTCTAATAAACTATTAAAAACAGCACTAGAGATAAATGCTCATATGTTAATAGATGAGGATCACCCAATGGTGATATCTTCTAACATTCGAACAATGCCTAAATCTCAATCCAtaaataatgaaaagaaaagaacagcCTTAGGAATCGGCAGTTTTGATCCTATTATCGAAGCAAAGAGGCTAAAACAAGGACTCTCTGATCATGAAGATGGTGACTCCATGGACATTGAATAA